The following coding sequences lie in one Oharaeibacter diazotrophicus genomic window:
- a CDS encoding F0F1 ATP synthase subunit delta: protein MSETATVVSGVAERYANALFELGVETGQLDGIAADIDRFDALLAESADLVRLIRSPVFTPDDQLRAVSEVMFRAGIGGLAANFVKLAARNRRLFAVPEMFRAYRKLLAHHRGETTADVVSAETLSAAQVGDLKAALTSVTGRDIRVNAAVDPSLIGGLVVKLGSRMIDTSLKTKLNALKIALKEVG from the coding sequence GTGAGCGAAACGGCAACGGTCGTCTCCGGCGTCGCGGAACGCTACGCCAACGCGCTGTTCGAGCTCGGCGTCGAAACCGGCCAGCTCGACGGCATCGCCGCCGACATCGACCGCTTCGACGCCCTGCTCGCCGAGAGCGCGGACCTCGTCCGCCTGATCCGCTCGCCGGTGTTCACGCCGGACGACCAGCTCAGGGCCGTCTCCGAGGTGATGTTCCGCGCCGGCATCGGCGGGCTCGCCGCCAATTTCGTCAAGCTCGCGGCGCGCAACCGCCGGCTCTTCGCGGTGCCGGAGATGTTCCGCGCCTACCGCAAGCTGCTCGCGCACCACCGTGGCGAGACCACCGCCGACGTCGTCTCGGCCGAGACGCTGTCGGCCGCCCAGGTAGGGGACCTGAAGGCGGCGCTGACGTCGGTGACCGGCCGCGACATCCGCGTCAACGCCGCGGTCGACCCCTCGCTGATCGGCGGGCTGGTGGTCAAGCTCGGCTCCCGCATGATCGACACGTCGCTCAAGACGAAGCTCAACGCGCTCAAGATAGCCCTGAAAGAGGTCGGCTGA
- the atpA gene encoding F0F1 ATP synthase subunit alpha has translation MDIRAAEISAILKEQIKNFGQEAEVSEVGQVLSVGDGIARVHGLDNVQAGEMVEFPGGIRGMALNLESDNVGVVIFGSDRDIKEGDVVKRTGSIVDVPVGKGLLGRVVDALGNPIDGKGPIEYTERRRVDVKAPGIIPRKSVHEPMSTGLKAIDAMIPVGRGQRELVIGDRQTGKTAIILDTFLNQKPLNEGTDEKIKLYCVYVAIGQKRSTVAQFVKKLEDAGALPYSIVIAATASDAAPMQFLAPFTGCAMGEYFRDNGMHALIAYDDLSKQAVAYRQMSLLLRRPPGREAYPGDVFYLHSRLLERAAKLNDANGAGSLTALPVIETQANDVSAYIPTNVISITDGQIFLETNLFYQGIRPAVNVGLSVSRVGSAAQIKAMKQVAGTIKGELAQYREMAAFAQFGSDLDAATQKLLNRGARLVELLKQPQFSPLKTQEQVAVIFAGVNGYLDPLPVGKVRAFEAGLLRFLREKHADILDGIWAEKALTDGLRAKLKDAIAAFAKSFA, from the coding sequence ATGGACATCCGCGCCGCGGAAATTTCCGCAATCCTCAAGGAGCAGATCAAGAACTTCGGCCAGGAGGCCGAGGTCTCCGAAGTCGGCCAGGTTCTCTCCGTCGGTGACGGCATCGCCCGCGTCCACGGTCTCGACAACGTCCAGGCGGGCGAGATGGTCGAGTTCCCGGGCGGCATCCGCGGCATGGCGCTGAACCTCGAGTCCGACAACGTCGGCGTCGTGATCTTCGGCTCCGACCGCGACATCAAGGAAGGCGACGTCGTCAAGCGCACGGGCTCGATCGTGGACGTGCCGGTCGGCAAGGGTCTGCTCGGCCGCGTCGTCGACGCGCTCGGCAACCCGATCGACGGCAAGGGCCCGATCGAGTACACCGAGCGTCGTCGCGTCGACGTCAAGGCGCCGGGCATCATCCCGCGCAAGTCGGTGCACGAGCCGATGTCGACCGGCCTCAAGGCCATCGACGCGATGATCCCCGTCGGCCGCGGCCAGCGCGAGCTCGTCATCGGCGACCGCCAGACCGGCAAGACCGCGATCATCCTCGACACGTTCCTCAATCAGAAGCCGCTGAACGAGGGCACCGACGAGAAGATCAAGCTCTACTGCGTCTACGTCGCGATCGGCCAGAAGCGCTCGACCGTCGCGCAGTTCGTCAAGAAGCTCGAGGACGCCGGCGCGCTGCCGTACTCGATCGTCATCGCCGCCACCGCCTCGGACGCGGCGCCGATGCAGTTCCTGGCGCCGTTCACCGGCTGCGCCATGGGCGAGTACTTCCGCGACAACGGCATGCACGCCCTGATCGCCTACGACGACCTCTCCAAGCAGGCCGTCGCCTACCGTCAGATGTCGCTGCTGCTGCGCCGTCCGCCGGGCCGCGAGGCCTACCCGGGCGACGTGTTCTACCTGCACTCCCGTCTCCTGGAGCGCGCGGCCAAGCTGAACGACGCCAACGGCGCCGGCTCGCTGACCGCCCTGCCGGTGATCGAGACGCAGGCCAACGACGTCTCGGCCTACATCCCGACCAACGTGATCTCGATCACCGACGGCCAGATCTTCCTCGAGACCAACCTGTTCTACCAGGGCATCCGCCCGGCGGTGAACGTCGGTCTCTCGGTGTCGCGCGTCGGCTCGGCCGCCCAGATCAAGGCGATGAAGCAGGTCGCCGGCACGATCAAGGGCGAGCTCGCGCAGTATCGCGAGATGGCCGCCTTCGCGCAGTTCGGTTCGGACCTCGACGCCGCCACGCAGAAGCTGCTCAACCGCGGCGCCCGCCTCGTCGAGCTGCTGAAGCAGCCGCAGTTCTCGCCCCTGAAGACCCAGGAGCAGGTCGCGGTGATCTTCGCCGGCGTGAACGGCTACCTGGATCCGCTGCCGGTCGGCAAGGTGCGTGCCTTCGAGGCGGGGCTGCTGCGCTTCCTGCGCGAGAAGCACGCCGACATCCTCGACGGCATCTGGGCCGAGAAGGCGCTGACCGACGGCCTGCGCGCCAAGCTGAAGGACGCGATCGCGGCCTTCGCCAAGTCCTTCGCCTGA
- a CDS encoding RNA pyrophosphohydrolase yields the protein MSGRAPVSSVPPAPGEREALDPALPYRPNVGICLFDSRGLVFAGRVFPNPHGWPDPEIFDVGADWGLPQGGIDPGEDVEAAARRELWEETGVRSADLLAVTPDWWAYDFPVRGAPGHKLHPFRGQRQRWAAFRFTGGDDEITLSADHTHEPAEFAEWGWRPLADLVDCGALHRRATYARVLAWAREMGFG from the coding sequence GTGAGCGGCCGTGCGCCGGTCTCGTCCGTTCCGCCCGCGCCCGGCGAGCGCGAGGCGCTCGACCCGGCCCTGCCCTACCGGCCCAACGTCGGGATCTGCCTGTTCGACAGCCGGGGCCTCGTCTTCGCGGGGCGCGTCTTCCCCAATCCGCACGGCTGGCCCGATCCGGAGATCTTCGACGTCGGCGCCGATTGGGGCCTGCCCCAGGGCGGCATCGATCCCGGCGAGGACGTCGAAGCCGCGGCGCGGCGCGAACTCTGGGAGGAGACCGGCGTCCGCTCGGCCGACCTCCTGGCGGTAACCCCGGACTGGTGGGCCTACGACTTCCCGGTCCGCGGTGCGCCGGGCCACAAGCTGCACCCCTTCCGCGGCCAGCGCCAGCGCTGGGCCGCCTTCCGCTTCACAGGCGGGGACGACGAGATCACGCTGAGCGCCGACCATACCCACGAACCCGCCGAGTTCGCCGAATGGGGCTGGCGACCGCTCGCCGATCTGGTCGACTGCGGCGCGCTGCACCGCCGTGCGACCTACGCGCGCGTGCTGGCCTGGGCGCGGGAGATGGGGTTCGGCTGA
- a CDS encoding RNA pyrophosphohydrolase has translation MSHDRDDLPYRPCVGVMLFNAAGLVFVGNRRDRAGDGDDAWQMPQGGLDDGEDPLTAARRELAEETNVTSAALIAEAPDWYSYDVPDDLASGRFRRKWRGQTQKWFAMRFTGDDAEIDIERPLGGAHPPEFDAWRWERLDRLAGLIVPFKRPVYEKVCAAFAHLAATP, from the coding sequence ATGTCCCACGACCGCGACGACCTGCCCTACCGCCCCTGTGTCGGCGTCATGCTCTTCAACGCCGCCGGCCTCGTCTTCGTCGGCAACCGCCGCGACCGTGCCGGCGACGGCGACGATGCTTGGCAGATGCCGCAGGGCGGTCTCGACGACGGCGAGGATCCGCTGACGGCGGCCCGCCGCGAGCTCGCCGAGGAGACCAACGTCACCTCCGCGGCGCTGATCGCCGAAGCGCCGGACTGGTATTCCTACGACGTGCCGGACGACCTCGCCTCGGGCCGCTTCAGGCGCAAGTGGCGCGGCCAGACCCAGAAGTGGTTCGCGATGCGCTTCACCGGCGACGACGCCGAGATCGACATCGAGCGCCCGCTCGGCGGCGCCCATCCGCCCGAGTTCGACGCGTGGCGCTGGGAGCGGCTCGACCGCCTCGCCGGCCTGATCGTACCGTTCAAGCGGCCGGTCTACGAGAAGGTCTGCGCCGCCTTCGCCCATCTGGCGGCGACGCCGTGA
- a CDS encoding F0F1 ATP synthase subunit epsilon: protein MATFKFELVSPERLVLSTEADQVDLPGSEGDFGVGAGHAPFLSTLRPGVVTVTAGGARTKIFVRGGFADVNVSGLTVLAEKAVPVAELKPDEIAGEIRDAEEDVADAKTADARHAAETKLAQLREVAAALT from the coding sequence ATGGCAACCTTCAAGTTCGAACTGGTCAGCCCCGAGCGTCTGGTGCTCTCCACGGAAGCCGATCAGGTCGACCTGCCCGGCAGCGAGGGCGACTTCGGCGTCGGCGCCGGCCACGCGCCCTTCCTGTCGACCCTGCGCCCCGGTGTCGTCACCGTGACCGCCGGCGGCGCGCGCACGAAGATCTTCGTGCGTGGCGGCTTCGCCGACGTCAACGTCTCCGGCCTCACCGTGCTCGCCGAGAAGGCGGTGCCGGTGGCCGAGCTGAAGCCCGACGAGATCGCCGGCGAGATCCGCGACGCCGAAGAGGACGTCGCGGACGCCAAGACCGCCGACGCCCGTCACGCCGCCGAGACCAAGCTGGCGCAGCTGCGCGAGGTCGCCGCCGCGCTCACCTGA
- the atpD gene encoding F0F1 ATP synthase subunit beta has protein sequence MADNKVGRITQVIGAVVDVKFDDHLPAILNALETTNGGTRLVLEVAQHLGENTVRTIAMDTSEGLVRGQQVVDSGAPISVPVGDACLGRIINVIGEPVDEAGPVVGETTRAIHQQAPSYVEQSTEAEILVTGIKVVDLLAPYAKGGKIGLFGGAGVGKTVLIMELINNIAKAHGGYSVFAGVGERTREGNDLYHEMIESGVNRNPKEHGSTDGSKCALVYGQMNEPPGARARVALTGLTVAEHFRDKGQDVLFFVDNIFRFTQAGSEVSALLGRIPSAVGYQPTLATDMGALQERITTTTKGSITSVQAIYVPADDLTDPAPAASFAHLDATTVLSRSIAEKGIYPAVDPLDSTSRMLDAAIIGEEHYAVARRVQEVLQRYKALQDIIAILGMDELSEEDRLAVARARKIERFLSQPFFVAEVFTGSPGKLVALEDTIKGFKGLVEGKYDHLPEAAFYMVGTIEEAIEKAQKLAAAA, from the coding sequence ATGGCTGACAACAAGGTCGGACGCATCACCCAGGTCATCGGCGCCGTCGTCGACGTCAAGTTCGACGATCACCTGCCGGCGATCCTGAACGCCCTCGAGACCACCAACGGCGGCACCCGCCTGGTGCTCGAGGTCGCCCAGCACCTCGGCGAGAACACGGTCCGCACCATCGCCATGGACACCTCCGAGGGCCTCGTCCGCGGCCAGCAGGTGGTCGACAGCGGCGCCCCGATCTCCGTGCCCGTGGGCGACGCCTGCCTCGGCCGCATCATCAACGTGATCGGCGAGCCGGTCGACGAGGCCGGTCCGGTCGTCGGCGAGACCACCCGCGCGATCCACCAGCAGGCGCCGTCCTACGTCGAGCAGTCGACCGAGGCCGAGATCCTGGTCACCGGCATCAAGGTCGTCGACCTCCTGGCGCCTTACGCCAAGGGCGGCAAGATCGGCCTGTTCGGCGGCGCCGGCGTCGGCAAGACCGTGCTGATCATGGAGCTCATCAACAACATCGCCAAGGCGCACGGCGGCTATTCCGTGTTCGCCGGCGTCGGTGAGCGGACCCGAGAGGGCAACGACCTCTACCACGAGATGATCGAGTCCGGCGTGAACCGGAACCCGAAGGAGCACGGCTCCACCGACGGTTCCAAGTGCGCCCTCGTCTACGGCCAGATGAACGAGCCGCCGGGGGCCCGCGCCCGCGTCGCGCTGACCGGCCTCACCGTCGCCGAGCACTTCCGCGACAAGGGCCAGGACGTGCTGTTCTTCGTCGACAACATCTTCCGCTTCACCCAGGCGGGTTCGGAAGTGTCGGCGCTGCTCGGCCGCATCCCGTCGGCGGTGGGCTACCAGCCGACGCTGGCGACCGACATGGGCGCCCTGCAGGAGCGCATCACCACCACCACCAAGGGCTCGATCACCTCGGTGCAGGCGATCTACGTGCCGGCCGACGACCTGACCGACCCGGCGCCGGCCGCCTCGTTCGCCCACCTCGACGCCACCACCGTGCTGTCGCGCTCGATCGCCGAGAAGGGCATCTACCCGGCGGTGGACCCGCTCGACTCGACCTCGCGCATGCTCGACGCCGCCATCATCGGCGAGGAGCACTACGCCGTCGCGCGCCGGGTCCAGGAAGTGCTGCAGCGCTACAAGGCGCTCCAGGACATCATCGCGATCCTCGGCATGGACGAGCTCTCGGAAGAGGATCGTCTGGCCGTGGCCCGCGCCCGCAAGATCGAGCGCTTCCTGTCGCAGCCCTTCTTCGTGGCCGAGGTCTTCACCGGTTCGCCGGGCAAGCTCGTCGCCCTCGAGGACACGATCAAGGGCTTCAAGGGTCTGGTCGAGGGCAAGTACGACCACCTCCCGGAGGCCGCCTTCTACATGGTCGGCACCATCGAAGAGGCGATCGAGAAGGCCCAGAAGCTCGCCGCCGCGGCCTGA
- a CDS encoding F0F1 ATP synthase subunit gamma: MPSLKDLKNRIASVKATQKITKAMQMVAAAKLRRAQEAAEAARPYATRLAQVLGNLAAGFAGRDDAPLLMTGTGRDKVHLLVVCTAERGLCGGFNAQIVRLAREHANRLLAEGKEVKILTVGKKGADALRRDYGARIIDRVELRSVKTIGFVNAAVIQAKIMALFEAGEFDVCTLFYSRFRSVIAQIPTARQILPVVVEGGAAAASDAVYEYEPDEAAILEDLLPRAITMEIYTALLENAASEQGARMSAMDNATRNAGDMINRLSLQYNRSRQAMITKELIEIISGAEAL; this comes from the coding sequence ATGCCGAGCTTGAAGGACCTCAAGAACCGCATCGCCTCGGTGAAGGCGACGCAGAAGATCACCAAGGCGATGCAGATGGTCGCCGCGGCGAAGCTGCGCCGTGCCCAGGAGGCCGCCGAGGCCGCGCGTCCCTACGCGACCCGGCTCGCCCAGGTGCTCGGCAACCTCGCCGCCGGCTTCGCCGGCCGCGACGACGCGCCGCTGCTGATGACCGGTACTGGCCGCGACAAGGTCCACCTGCTCGTCGTCTGCACGGCCGAGCGCGGCCTGTGCGGCGGCTTCAACGCCCAGATCGTCCGCCTCGCCCGCGAGCACGCCAACCGTCTCCTCGCCGAGGGCAAGGAGGTCAAGATCCTGACCGTGGGCAAGAAGGGCGCCGACGCGCTCCGCCGCGACTACGGCGCCCGGATCATCGACCGCGTCGAGCTGCGCAGCGTCAAGACGATCGGCTTCGTCAACGCGGCGGTGATCCAGGCGAAGATCATGGCGCTGTTCGAGGCGGGCGAGTTCGACGTCTGCACGCTGTTCTACTCGCGCTTCCGCTCGGTGATCGCGCAGATCCCGACCGCCCGTCAGATCCTGCCGGTGGTGGTCGAGGGCGGTGCTGCCGCGGCGTCGGACGCCGTCTACGAATACGAGCCTGACGAGGCCGCGATCCTCGAGGATCTGCTGCCGCGGGCGATCACCATGGAGATCTACACGGCGCTCCTCGAGAACGCCGCGTCGGAGCAGGGCGCGCGCATGTCCGCGATGGACAACGCGACGCGGAACGCCGGCGACATGATCAACAGGCTGTCGCTGCAGTACAACCGCTCGCGGCAGGCGATGATCACCAAGGAACTCATCGAGATCATTTCGGGCGCCGAGGCGCTCTGA